In Oryza brachyantha chromosome 2, ObraRS2, whole genome shotgun sequence, a single window of DNA contains:
- the LOC102713325 gene encoding serine/threonine-protein kinase SAPK6 translates to MEKYELLKDIGSGNFGVARLMRDKETKELVAMKYIPRGLKIDENVAREIINHRSLRHPNIIRFKEVLLTPTHLAIVMEYAAGGELFDRICSAGRFSEDEARYFFQQLICGVSYCHFMQICHRDLKLENTLLDGNPAPRLKICDFGYSKSSLLHSKPKSTVGTPAYIAPEVLSRREYDGKMADVWSCGVTLYVMLVGAYPFEDPDDPKNFRKTIGRIMSIQYKIPEYVHISQDCRQLLSRIFVANPSKRITIREIRNHPWFLKNLPRELTEAVQAKYYKKDTSAPTFSDQTVEEIMTFVEEAKAAPPSSSTPVAGFGWAEEEEQEDGKNPEDEGDREDEPGEEEGEGCESEDDDEYTKQVKQAHASCDLQKI, encoded by the exons ATGGAGAAGTACGAGCTGCTCAAGGACATCGGCTCCGGCAACttcggggtggcgcggctgaTGCGGGACAAGGAGACCAAGGAGCTCGTCGCCATGAAGTACATCCCGCGTGGGCTCAAG ATTGACGAGAATGTGGCGAGGGAGATCATAAACCACCGCTCGCTGCGCCACCCCAACATCATCCGGTTCAAGGAG GTCTTGCTCACGCCTACCCACCTCGCGATCGTGATGGAgtacgccgccggcggggagcTGTTCGACCGGATCTGCAGCGCCGGGAGATTCAGCGAGGACGAG GCGAGGTATTTCTTCCAGCAACTAATTTGCGGCGTGAGCTACTGCCACTTCATG CAAATTTGCCACCGGGATTTGAAGCTGGAGAACACGCTGCTGGATGGCAACCCGGCGCCGCGCCTCAAGATCTGCGACTTTGGCTACTCCAAG TCATCATTGCTGCACTCAAAGCCGAAGTCGACGGTTGGGACTCCGGCGTACATCGCCCCTGAGGTGCTCTCTCGCCGGGAGTATGACGGCAAG ATGGCAGATGTGTGGTCTTGTGGTGTGACTCTTTACGTGATGCTCGTTGGTGCTTACCCTTTTGAGGACCCTGACGATCCCAAGAACTTCAGAAAGACAATTGGG agAATCATGTCGATTCAATACAAAATACCGGAGTATGTCCATATATCCCAAGATTGCAGACAGCTCCTCtctcgaatctttgttgcaaATCCCTCAAAG AGAATAACGATAAGGGAGATCAGGAACCACCCCTGGTTCCTGAAGAACTTGCCGCGAGAGCTCACAGAAGCAGTGCAAGCAAAGTACTACAAGAAGGACACCAGCGCCCCTACCTTCTCGGACCAGACCGTCGAGGAGATCATGACGTTCGTAGAAGAGGCCAAGGCAGctcctccgtcgtcgtcgactcCGGTGGCCGGTTTCGGCTgggccgaggaggaagagcagGAGGACGGCAAGAACCCCGAGGACGAGGGAGACAGGGAGGATGAGcctggggaggaggaaggcgagggATGCGAGAGCGAGGACGACGATGAGTACACCAAGCAGGTGAAGCAAGCCCATGCCAGCTGCGACCTGCAGAAGATCTGA
- the LOC102717873 gene encoding MICAL-like protein 1: MKKEFPGQAPASAAGGAGKRTRSFSEDDTYLLIHRYQPATILTMLQEVGKHVQAGKAIDWRALVRKTSTGITSPREYQMLWRHFAYGHGLVDTLVPGAQPLDDESDLECEIEFVPAPGNEALAEATAFAKAIISGSLREQASGQRVNSEAAALNTPNEKIVRVPSDKQLVTSHRLTNDTGPVSSSKQPSNAGSSPDLLDPNGHAKKKKKPKPWSKEEDAELAAGVHKYGEGKWLDILNEYKFDSTRTHFQLQQRWALTCRRQGSTKPANPKIAITTSSEELKAAQKAFTMAVIMPMGRSNTPKPVHAGGLQPNTPMVTTAAPEVKPVTAPLPSSVPVPVPVPVPVVPVPVPVQPVQLPPSQLQQAPVQSAPPPPKVSNASNKSRNNSKKQIAQSSPMNGPLSLQEVALAAGGRIATPSVATNFLKAAQSTKAVHIRSRGTGSSKYSTGSKTPTAAGEPGTQLGSDQHLELQSTGGPSPVLTAHATEQVRSVSEVAGVNPLGQSAGVHLLEAKKTLNTTPVSVSSDKMEIDDNSNYFVVTMEDLFPEDVKQEDVEDPKIEEAIDPKDADMIEFDRFVAQGCLNKDKVDKGKTVKIAPEAQGVAGSQKKQLKVLPAAGKSNPIFAGAPAAAKKTRTPSPQGGVSSGGVGAGNVGVLNRSGGKAPAPATPGSQNTVQKQQSTSSKGNLLMAKNVAPGTVTPASNRANTAVNGASKVNLPASRKPA, encoded by the exons ATGAAAAAGGAGTTCCCCGGCCAAgcgccggcgagcgccgccggcggggcggGGAAGCGGACCCGCAGTTTCTCCGAGGACGACACCTACCTCCTCATCCACAg GTACCAGCCGGCGACGATCCTGACGATGCTGCAGGAGGTTGGGAAGCACGTGCAGGCGGGGAAGGCGATCGACTGGAGGGCGCTGGTGCGGAAGACGAGCACGGGGATCACCTCCCCGCGCGAGTACCAGATGCTGTGGCGGCACTTCGCCTACGGCCACGGCCTCGTCGACACCCTCGTCCCCGGCGCCCAGCCCCTG GACGATGAGAGTGATCTAGAGTGTGAGATTGAGTTTGTTCCTGCTCCGGGTAATGAGGCATTAGCTGAGGCTACAGCGTTCGCCAAG GCTATAATCTCTGGATCTTTGCGTGAACAAGCATCTGGTCAACGTGTCAACTCAGAAGCTGCTGCACTGAACACTCCAAATGAAAAGATAGTGCGTGTTCCATCTGATAAACAGCTTGTGACCAGTCATCGTCTAACAAATGATACAGGTCCAGTTTCCAGCTCAAAGCAGCCCTCCAATGCAGGGTCATCTCCTGATCTGCTGGATCCGAATGGACacgccaaaaagaaaaagaagcctAAACCATGGTCCAAAGAGGAGGATGCGGAACTAGCAGCAGGTGTACATAAGTATGGTGAAGGAAAATGGCTGGATATTCTGAATGAATACAAATTTGATAGTACAAGAACACACTTTCAACTTCAACAG AGATGGGCATTGACTTGCAGGCGTCAGGGATCAACCAAGCCTGCTAACCCTAAAATAGCCATTACAACTAGCTCGGAGGAACTGAAGGCAGCACAAAAGGCATTTACTATGGCCGTTATAATGCCTATGGGAAGATCAAATACACCAAAACCAG TGCATGCAGGAGGTCTGCAACCTAACACTCCAATGGTTACTACCGCAGCTCCTGAGGTGAAACCTGTTACAGCCCCTTTACCATCGTCGGTGCCTGTTCCGGTGCCAGTGCCAGTGCCTGTTGTTCCGGTGCCTGTGCCAGTTCAACCAGTGCAGTTGCCACCATCTCAGTTGCAACAAGCACCTGTACAATCtgcacctccacctccaaaAGTGTCAAATGCTTCGAACAAGTCACGAAATAATTCTAAGAAGCAAATTGCCCAATCAAGTCCTATGAACGGCCCTTTGTCATTGCAAGAGGTTGCTCTTGCTGCTGGTGGGCGAATCGCCACACCAAGTGTTGCCACCAATTTTCTAAAAGCTGCACAGTCCACAAAAGCTGTGCACATAAGGTCTCGAGGAACAGGATCTTCAAAATATTCTACGGGATCTAAAACACCTACTGCGGCTGGTGAACCTGGGACACAGCTTGGCAGTGATCAACACCTAGAACTACAAAGTACTGGTGGCCCATCTCCAGTTTTGACTGCACATGCAACCGAGCAAGTTCGCAGTGTTTCAGAAGTTGCTGGGGTTAATCCTCTGGGACAATCCGCTGGAGTGCATTTGTTGGAAGCTAAGAAAACATTGAACACCACACCTGTGTCTGTATCTTCTGACAAAATGGAAATAGATGACAACTCTAATTATTTTGTCGTCACAATGGAGGACTTGTTCCCTGAAGATGTGAAGCAGGAAGATGTTGAAGATCCAAAGATTGAGGAGGCCATAGACCCTAAGGACGCAGACATGATAGAATTTGATCGTTTTGTGGCCCAGGGATGCTTAAATAAGGACAAAGTGGATAAGGGTAAGACTGTCAAAATTGCTCCAGAAGCTCAAGGTGTTGCTGGCAGTCAGAAAAAACAGCTGAAGGTGCTGCCTGCAGCTGGCAAAAGCAACCCTATATTTGCTGGAGCTCCAGCAGCTGCAAAGAAGACAAGAACTCCAAGTCCACAGGGTGGGGTGTCTAGCGGTGGTGTTGGCGCAGGCAATGTTGGTGTGCTGAATAGATCAGGAGGGAAGGCACCTGCTCCTGCTACCCCTGGCTCCCAAAATACTGTCCAGAAGCAGCAAAGCACGAGCTCAAAAGGCAACTTATTAATGGCCAAGAATGTGGCGCCTGGCACCGTAACACCAGCCAGCAACCGTGCCAACACAGCGGTGAACGGGGCTAGCAAGGTGAATCTACCAGCCAGCCGGAAGCCAGCCTAA